In a single window of the Acidobacteriota bacterium genome:
- the lptB gene encoding LPS export ABC transporter ATP-binding protein — protein sequence MIEEVSLIENPTGDAEPQAALPLQQTSVLAVEVLRKSYRKRTVVDNVSLDIHQGEIVGLLGPNGAGKTTVFYMIVGLERPDAGKIFLDSKDISRLPMYLRARDGISYLPQEASVFRKLTVEDNILLVLQTLPLTKAEREHRLELLLSELDIAYVRHTKAYQLSGGERRRTEIARCLVIEPRFILLDEPFAGIDPIAVIDIQRILQKLRERGIGVLITDHNVRETLAITDRAYIINDGKIFRAGTPDELTRDEEVRRVYLGENFRM from the coding sequence ATGATAGAAGAAGTGTCCTTGATTGAAAACCCGACCGGTGACGCCGAGCCTCAAGCCGCACTCCCCTTACAACAAACAAGCGTTCTTGCCGTCGAGGTCCTGCGAAAGTCATATCGAAAGCGAACCGTCGTCGACAACGTATCGCTTGACATCCATCAAGGGGAGATCGTCGGACTTCTTGGGCCGAACGGAGCGGGCAAAACGACGGTTTTCTACATGATTGTTGGGCTCGAACGCCCGGACGCCGGAAAGATTTTTCTTGATTCGAAGGATATTTCGCGGTTGCCGATGTACCTGCGGGCGCGGGACGGCATAAGTTACCTGCCCCAGGAAGCGTCGGTTTTTCGAAAGCTAACGGTTGAAGACAATATTCTCCTGGTGCTTCAAACCCTGCCGCTCACAAAAGCGGAGCGGGAGCATCGGCTCGAGTTGTTGCTCAGCGAACTCGACATAGCTTACGTGCGTCACACAAAAGCGTACCAGTTGTCGGGAGGCGAGCGCCGAAGGACCGAGATTGCCCGGTGTCTGGTGATCGAGCCACGGTTCATCCTGCTGGACGAGCCGTTTGCGGGAATCGATCCGATCGCGGTGATCGATATACAGCGAATCTTGCAGAAGCTGCGCGAGCGAGGCATCGGCGTGCTGATAACGGATCACAACGTGCGCGAGACTCTGGCGATTACGGACAGAGCGTATATAATTAACGACGGAAAAATATTCCGCGCCGGGACGCCGGATGAGCTGACGCGCGATGAAGAAGTGCGACGAGTATATCTAGGGGAGAATTTCAGAATGTAG